A window of Malania oleifera isolate guangnan ecotype guangnan chromosome 2, ASM2987363v1, whole genome shotgun sequence genomic DNA:
CTTCTGGGAAATGGGTAGCAGAGATCAAGAACACCACCCAGAAGATCAGAATCTGGCTGGGGACTTACGATACGGCTGAAGAGGCTGCTCGAGCTTACGACGAAGCAGCCTGCATCCTCCGTGGTTCCAACACCAGAACCAACTTCGCGGCGGCTCAGGGTTCTGCCAGAACCAACACCCACCTCTCTGTGAAGATCAAAGACCTCCTTAATAGGAAAAGAGGTCTAAAATCAGACCCTTGTCCTATTGGAACCTGCCCTACAAGAATAAGTACTTCTGAGAGTGGTGCTAGTAGTGGAAACACCTGCGTTGGCAGTAGTGACGGCACTTTTGTACCTAATGATGGGATGAAACAAGAGTCCGTGGTGAAGATTGAGGACATTCTCAACAACAAAAGTGGTTTAAAACCAGACCCTTCTATAGGAACTTGCACTGCAGGAATAAGTGTTTTTGGGAGTAGCGGTACTAatggtagtagtagtagtaatagcTGCATTGGCAGTGATGGTGCTTCTAATAATTGGATGGAAGAAGAGTTTGTGATGTTGGATGAAACAAGGGAACCGGGTTTCGGCAATTCCTTCTGTCAATTCCAAATGGGTTCGTCTCGGATGGATCGATGGGGGGGATTCGATCAGCCTCTGGCATCCCAAAATGAGCATGAGGAGGCGCCAAAAGAAGCCGGGGTGTTGCCTGACTGGGGGAATGGGTACTTGGAGAATGTACAGAATTCTAGTGATGCTAATTGGAATCCCGAGTTGGAAACAGATTCTCTAGAGTTACTCTACTTGCAGCTCATTAAATCTGAGCCGTCAACCGTTTTTCAACAATTCTGAATTTCTGATAATGTAACATCTCTGTGTATTtgtaagaaagaaaaacaaaaatattttgttaCTGTCATCTACATATTACCACATTGTGGAGATTCTTCACACTTAACCTTCACTTCTTGAACAATAAATTGAGTTACATGTCAATTTTGTGAAGAGTAGGACATACATCATTGTTGGggaaaaaaaaagcataaaagaGACGGGTACAAGTTGACTCCACAAATGAATGAATTTACCATATGGTTGCTGAATAAGAATTGAATGGATTAGGAGAAACtaaattgaaattattatttgatttttttcataCTTCAAAAAGGTCTCCAGTCCATTCCATTTTTAtcttcatttcattttataaatcaAGTATGACGGTAGAGGATTGCATTCAACCACCGGTTTGGTTAATATATTTTTCCAcaattcattctctc
This region includes:
- the LOC131148464 gene encoding ethylene-responsive transcription factor ERN1; protein product: MNNNMSGKSNKFVGVRQRPSGKWVAEIKNTTQKIRIWLGTYDTAEEAARAYDEAACILRGSNTRTNFAAAQGSARTNTHLSVKIKDLLNRKRGLKSDPCPIGTCPTRISTSESGASSGNTCVGSSDGTFVPNDGMKQESVVKIEDILNNKSGLKPDPSIGTCTAGISVFGSSGTNGSSSSNSCIGSDGASNNWMEEEFVMLDETREPGFGNSFCQFQMGSSRMDRWGGFDQPLASQNEHEEAPKEAGVLPDWGNGYLENVQNSSDANWNPELETDSLELLYLQLIKSEPSTVFQQF